A stretch of the Glandiceps talaboti chromosome 23, keGlaTala1.1, whole genome shotgun sequence genome encodes the following:
- the LOC144452730 gene encoding galactosylceramide sulfotransferase-like produces MKRQTLKIMLVGTIVVVIYMLYVSTPMVMNRMDSNSKAPSVEDLDRMDIRHFLTMPMSEVTTVIPNTSKTTCQSKKNLFLLKTHKSGSSTLQNILLRYADKHNLTLVLPKTTHQLGYPNRFNQRFAIPVPWNEYNMFCQHSRLNLPEVMELMPDDTVFVTIIREPVAHFESLFTYYNIGGKLQIRGPSKLEQFLGNPEKYVQRLTYKTYNSTNPYLRNNYMFDLGFSEEQWKTNSQVTKLIERVDQIFDFVLIMEYFDESLILLRYTMCWDIDSLVYFSFNIRKETSVHAISHWMQGEIRRWNSADAQLYSYFNETFWKKVKAFGEQRMEEELRALKERKREYWDTCIGNVTANGKGVWHLPGVDVQSYSLKNSAKDNKDCVQMTKPEKPFTYELASKLKKRIRSHDYHQHRITAI; encoded by the exons ATGAAACGTCAAACTCTGAAGATCATGTTGGTTGGAACAATTGTTGTCGTCATATACATGCTTTATGTGTCAACACCAATGGTAATGAACAGAATGGACTCTAACAG CAAAGCGCCGTCAGTTGAAGATCTTGATCGCATGGACATTCGTCATTTCTTAACAATG CCAATGTCCGAAGTAACAACAGTCATACCAAACACCAGCAAGACAACCTGTCAATCAAAGAAAAACCTGTTCCTgttgaaaacacacaaaagtGGAAGTAGCACATTACAGAATATTTTACTACGCTATGCAGATAAACATAATCTGACTTTAGTGTTGCCAAAAACGACTCATCAACTAGGATACCCAAACAGATTTAATCAAAGATTCGCAATTCCAGTGCCCTGGAACGAGTATAATATGTTCTGTCAACATTCACGTCTCAATTTACCTG AAGTCATGGAATTGATGCCAGACGACACTGTCTTCGTAACGATCATACGTGAACCAGTTGCGCATTTCGAGTCATTATTTACGTACTACAATATAGGTGGCAAACTCCAAATTCGAGGACCAAGCAAACTTGAACAATTTCTAGGTAATCCAGAGAAATACGTACAAAGACTTACGTATAAGACGTACAATAGCACCAATCCTTACCTTCGaaataattacatgtttgaCTTGGGATTCAGCGAGGAACAATGGAAGACCAACTCACAGGTTACTAAACTGATCGAAAGGGTGGATCAAATATTTGACTTTGTTCTTATCATGGAGTATTTCGACGAATCTTTGATATTATTGAGATACACCATGTGTTGGGACATAGACAGTCTTGTGTATTTTAGTTTCAATATACGTAAAGAAACTTCAGTACATGCTATATCACACTGGATGCAAGGTGAAATCAGAAGGTGGAACTCAGCAGATGCCCAACTCTATTCTTACTTCAACGAAACATTTTGGAAGAAAGTAAAAGCGTTTGGTGAGCAAAGAATGGAGGAGGAATTACGGGCATTGAAAGAACGAAAACGGGAGTACTGGGACACATGTATTGGTAACGTCACAGCAAACGGGAAAGGCGTCTGGCATTTACCGGGAGTCGATGTCCAAAGTTACAGCCTGAAAAACTCAGCCAAGGATAATAAAGATTGTGTTCAGATGACGAAACCAGAAAAACCCTTCACATATGAATTGGCTTCTAAACTTAAAAAGCGTATACGTAGCCATGATTATCATCAACATCGCATTACTGCCATTTAA
- the LOC144452731 gene encoding galactose-3-O-sulfotransferase 2-like has product MDGQTLKIMLVGTIVVVIYILYVSTPMVMNRMDSNSKVPSVEDLDPMEIRDFLTMPMSEVTTVIPNTSKANCQSKKNLFLLKTHKSGSSTLQNILLRYADKHNLTLVLPKTTHQLGYPNRFNRRFAIPVPWNEYNMFCQHSRFNLPEVMELMPDDTVFVTILREPVAHFESLFTYYNIGGKLRIREPSKLEQFLRNPEKYVQRRTYKTYNSTNPYLRNNYMFDLGFNEEQWKTNSQVTKLIERVDQIFDLVLIMEYFDESLILLRYTMCWDIDSLVYFRFNIRKETSVYTNISHWMQGKIRRWNSADAQLYSYFNETFWKKVKAFGEQRMEEELQALKERTRMYWDTCIGDVTADKNGVHHAQGVDILIYSLKNSAKNNKDCVQMTKAERFFTYELTSKLKKRIRSHDYHQQRSQHIFLLN; this is encoded by the exons ATGGATGGTCAAACTCTGAAGATCATGTTGGTTGGAACAATTGTTGTcgtcatatatatactttatgtGTCAACACCAATGGTAATGAACAGAATGGACTCTAACAG CAAGGTGCCGTCAGTTGAAGATCTTGATCCCATGGAAATTCGTGATTTCTTAACAATG CCAATGTCTGAAGTAACAACAGTCATACCAAACACCAGCAAGGCAAACTGTCAATCAAAGAAAAACCTGTTCCTgttgaaaacacacaaaagtGGAAGTAGCACATTACAGAATATTTTACTACGCTATGCAGATAAACATAATCTGACTTTAGTGTTGCCAAAAACTACTCATCAACTAGGATACCCAAACAGATTTAATCGAAGATTTGCAATTCCAGTGCCCTGGAACGAGTATAATATGTTCTGTCAACATTCACGTTTCAATTTACCTG AAGTCATGGAATTGATGCCAGACGACACTGTCTTCGTAACGATCTTACGTGAACCAGTTGCGCATTTCGAGTCATTATTTACGTATTACAATATAGGTGGCAAACTCCGAATTCGAGAACCGAGCAAACTTGAACAATTTCTACGCAATCCAGAGAAATACGTACAAAGACGTACGTATAAGACGTACAATAGCACCAATCCTTACCTTCGaaataattacatgtttgaCTTGGGGTTCAACGAGGAACAATGGAAGACCAACTCTCAGGTTACTAAACTGATCGAAAGGGTGGATCAAATATTTGACTTGGTTCTTATCATGGAGTATTTCGACGAATCTTTGATATTATTGAGATACACCATGTGTTGGGACATAGACAGTCTTGTGTATTTTAGATTCAATATACGTAAAGAGACTTCAGTGTATACTAATATATCACACTGGATGCAAGGTAAAATCAGAAGGTGGAACTCAGCAGATGCCCAACTCTATTCTTACTTCAACGAAACATTTTGGAAGAAAGTAAAAGCGTTTGGTGAGCAAAGAATGGAGGAGGAATTACAGGCATTGAAAGAAAGAACACGGATGTACTGGGACACTTGTATTGGTGACGTCACAGCAGACAAGAATGGCGTCCATCATGCACAGGGAGTCGATATCCTAATCTACAGCCTGAAAAACTCAGCGAAGAATAATAAAGATTGTGTTCAGATGACGAAAGCAGAAAGATTCTTCACATATGAATTGACTTCTAAACTTAAAAAGCGTATACGTAGCCATGATTATCATCAAC AAAGAAGCCAACACATTTTCCTTTTAAATTGA